From Drosophila suzukii chromosome 2R, CBGP_Dsuzu_IsoJpt1.0, whole genome shotgun sequence, a single genomic window includes:
- the Cpr50Cb gene encoding pro-resilin yields the protein MMSFKSFVLLSLSLAAISAYAYAQIAPGSNAYLPPTKNGYDYSEPKTPFKPSQPGRPAAPGPRPPSPPGTPRNIPGQPADDHVHVPGMPYDFEYAVQDPETANDYAHKASSDGDVVTGEYRVQMPDGRTQIVRYTADWKTGYHADVTYEGEATFPQGPQPGARGGGGGGAGGYKY from the exons AGCTTATCCCTCGCTGCCATCAGTGCCTATGCCTACGCCCAAATCGCCCCTGGCTCCAACGCATACCTCCCGCCCACCAAGAACGGCTACGACTACTCGGAACCCAAGACCCCATTC AAGCCCAGCCAACCTGGCAGACCAGCAGCGCCCGGACCTCGGCCACCATCTCCACCCGGCACTCCCCGCAACATTCCTGGCCAACCAGCCGAT GACCATGTCCACGTGCCCGGTATGCCGTATGACTTCGAGTACGCCGTTCAGGATCCGGAGACCGCCAACGACTATGCGCACAAGGCGTCCAGCGACGGCGACGTGGTGACCGGCGAGTACCGCGTCCAGATGCCCGACGGACGGACCCAGATCGTCCGCTACACCGCCGACTGGAAGACGGGCTACCACGCGGACGTGACCTACGAGGGCGAGGCCACGTTCCCGCAGGGTCCCCAGCCGGGAGCACGTGGTGGCGGCGGCGGTGGTGCCGGTGGGTACAAGTACTAG